A DNA window from Oceanotoga teriensis contains the following coding sequences:
- a CDS encoding ABC transporter permease gives MKKNYIIIIYSLIWIIPIYILMKDFFKIDSLNYIKDSYYLRILLNTIIQALLSSVFSFIVAIVPAIYVSKSKSILSKILEASIFIPFFFPPISAVIAFSLIYSNYGILNNLGMNINIMYTLKGVVMAHIFYNSPIFVKYISSSIRSIPNNIIENAELEGSNKIKLFLKIQIPMIFPSILRAFFLVFTYSFTSFAIVMSIGGLRYSTLEVAISNALRGNLDFSKALSLAILQFIILLILNIFTTTNENYEIEYKTYDKKVNKILLIGALIYFIFEYSIIITGILSSVYDFINMKFDIEGLKNIFSTEFNNKYPVIKSIINSLSISFISAITSTLIAYIILKNYTKFSNIIILSTLGISSAFLATSLLYMNILYNINYVILLVIGFILITIPISYSFLYQHVLGFKKEILEAGAIDGANKLKIFTKIELPILFPILISTFMQIFAIIYGEFTITYTMQLRDYLPLVSVVNFTISSSRLIKESSALSAINVLIIFMLFLISNKIQTKYIKN, from the coding sequence ATAATATATTCGTTGATATGGATAATTCCAATATATATACTCATGAAAGATTTTTTTAAAATCGATTCATTAAATTATATAAAGGATTCGTATTATTTACGAATCCTTTTGAATACTATTATTCAAGCATTATTATCATCTGTTTTTTCTTTTATTGTTGCTATAGTCCCAGCAATATATGTTTCAAAGTCAAAGAGTATTTTATCAAAAATATTAGAAGCATCAATATTTATACCATTCTTTTTTCCACCTATATCAGCGGTAATTGCATTTAGTTTAATATATTCAAATTATGGAATACTTAATAACCTCGGTATGAACATAAATATAATGTATACTTTAAAAGGTGTGGTAATGGCACATATATTTTATAATTCTCCAATTTTTGTAAAATATATATCTTCTTCTATAAGATCTATTCCGAATAATATAATAGAAAATGCTGAACTTGAAGGAAGCAATAAAATAAAATTATTTTTAAAAATACAAATTCCTATGATTTTTCCATCTATTTTAAGGGCTTTTTTTCTTGTGTTTACATATAGTTTTACGAGTTTTGCAATTGTAATGAGTATAGGAGGTCTTAGATATTCAACGCTGGAAGTTGCAATTTCTAATGCTTTAAGGGGGAATCTTGATTTTTCTAAGGCGTTAAGCTTAGCGATATTACAATTTATAATACTTTTAATATTAAATATTTTTACAACAACAAATGAAAATTATGAAATAGAATATAAAACATATGATAAAAAAGTTAATAAAATACTTTTAATAGGAGCATTAATTTATTTTATATTTGAATACTCGATAATAATAACAGGAATATTATCTTCTGTATATGATTTTATAAATATGAAATTTGATATTGAAGGACTAAAAAATATATTTTCAACAGAATTTAATAATAAATATCCTGTTATAAAATCTATAATAAATTCTTTATCAATATCATTTATTTCAGCAATAACAAGTACTTTAATAGCCTATATAATTTTGAAAAATTATACGAAATTTAGTAATATAATAATACTTTCAACACTTGGAATATCTTCAGCATTTTTAGCTACATCATTATTGTATATGAATATACTATACAACATAAATTATGTTATATTATTAGTAATAGGCTTTATATTAATAACTATTCCAATATCTTATTCATTTTTATATCAACATGTATTAGGATTTAAAAAAGAAATACTTGAAGCTGGAGCTATCGATGGTGCAAATAAATTAAAAATATTTACAAAAATAGAATTACCAATATTATTTCCAATTTTAATCTCGACTTTTATGCAAATATTTGCAATAATATATGGAGAATTTACCATAACTTATACAATGCAATTGAGAGATTATTTGCCTCTTGTAAGTGTTGTAAATTTTACAATTTCATCTTCAAGATTAATTAAGGAATCATCTGCATTATCTGCAATAAATGTATTAATAATTTTTATGTTATTTTTAATATCAAATAAAATTCAAACAAAATATATAAAAAATTAG
- a CDS encoding adenosine-specific kinase, with amino-acid sequence MSLNFDVIKVDIPENANIIVGQSHFIKTVEDIYETLVTTNPAIKFGLAFNEASGPCLIRYDGNDDDLIKNAVKNAKKIAAGHIFVLVIKNGFPISVMNSIQNVQEVVNIFAATANPLELVIAETDQGRGIMGVIDGFTPKGIEEEEDIQKRYDFLRKVTNYKR; translated from the coding sequence ATGAGTTTAAATTTTGATGTTATTAAGGTTGATATTCCTGAAAATGCTAACATTATTGTAGGACAATCACATTTTATCAAAACAGTAGAAGATATCTATGAAACTCTTGTTACAACTAATCCAGCTATTAAATTTGGTTTGGCTTTTAATGAAGCTTCTGGGCCATGTTTGATACGTTACGATGGAAATGATGATGATTTAATAAAAAATGCTGTAAAGAATGCAAAAAAAATTGCTGCTGGTCATATTTTTGTTTTAGTTATTAAAAATGGCTTTCCTATAAGTGTTATGAATTCTATTCAAAATGTTCAAGAAGTAGTTAATATTTTTGCAGCTACTGCTAATCCATTAGAATTAGTTATAGCTGAAACTGATCAAGGAAGAGGTATAATGGGTGTTATTGATGGATTTACTCCTAAAGGTATTGAAGAAGAAGAAGATATTCAAAAAAGATATGATTTTTTAAGAAAAGTCACTAATTATAAGAGGTGA
- a CDS encoding alpha/beta hydrolase, which produces MNYKKIQTNVNPKAKQKFLKGEKYNEVVLLIHGYNGIPNDMYYLGERLNEEGYNVFIPRLPGHGTNKEDFINSNWKDWIRYSYESYLNLKSQYDNVYIGGLSMGGVITAILASKFQPKKIFLCAPAFIAKDKRLKWTPILKYFIKEKERKNPPTFEDKDLKKLAEEYWNFNIISKVSDLKKVQKMGIKNLKNIKSKTLTIISKKDEAVPFEVKEIIDKNIKSEYLILEKSNHIVVNDTEKEIVAQKIIEFLK; this is translated from the coding sequence ATGAATTATAAGAAAATTCAAACTAATGTCAATCCAAAAGCAAAGCAGAAATTTTTAAAAGGGGAAAAATATAACGAAGTTGTACTTTTAATTCATGGATACAATGGAATTCCAAATGATATGTATTATCTTGGTGAAAGATTAAATGAAGAAGGATATAATGTTTTTATTCCAAGACTTCCTGGGCATGGAACAAATAAGGAAGATTTTATTAATTCAAATTGGAAAGATTGGATAAGATACTCTTATGAATCATATTTGAATTTAAAGTCACAATATGACAATGTATATATAGGCGGATTATCAATGGGAGGAGTTATAACTGCAATACTAGCTTCTAAATTTCAACCTAAAAAAATATTTTTATGTGCACCAGCATTTATTGCAAAAGATAAAAGATTAAAATGGACACCTATATTGAAATATTTTATAAAAGAAAAAGAAAGAAAAAATCCTCCAACATTTGAAGACAAAGATCTGAAAAAACTTGCCGAAGAATATTGGAATTTTAATATAATATCCAAAGTATCAGATCTAAAAAAAGTGCAAAAAATGGGAATAAAAAATTTAAAAAATATAAAATCAAAAACATTAACAATAATCTCTAAAAAAGATGAAGCAGTACCTTTCGAAGTAAAAGAAATAATAGATAAAAATATAAAAAGTGAATATTTAATACTTGAAAAAAGTAATCATATAGTAGTAAATGACACAGAAAAAGAAATAGTTGCTCAAAAAATAATAGAATTTTTAAAATAA
- a CDS encoding TVP38/TMEM64 family protein has protein sequence MKDFFRELWKPILLISIVLFFMIIGSTMDVEKYLNILLNFINSFSNNNFIIYSIIFIIAVIMAVPGSILFVLTSINFGSFYGFFINSFSSTLGACFAFLISRYFAQDSIKNFLSKKPNYNKIYELTASKGTTFIAITRLIPIFPFNLMNYIFGLTKVDFYKYAFWTWITMMPNILLYTLAADIIKGFLTGKTLSIIGFIVIIGSIFLLHFVTQKIKDNI, from the coding sequence ATGAAAGACTTTTTTAGAGAACTATGGAAACCTATTTTGTTAATATCAATAGTTCTGTTTTTTATGATCATTGGAAGCACTATGGATGTAGAGAAATATTTGAATATTTTACTTAATTTCATTAATTCTTTCTCCAATAATAATTTTATTATTTATTCAATAATATTCATTATTGCTGTTATAATGGCTGTTCCTGGTTCTATATTGTTTGTTTTAACTTCTATTAATTTTGGAAGTTTTTATGGTTTTTTTATTAATTCTTTTTCCTCTACATTGGGAGCTTGTTTTGCCTTTTTAATTTCAAGGTATTTTGCTCAAGATTCTATTAAAAATTTTTTGTCTAAAAAACCTAATTATAATAAAATATACGAATTAACTGCCTCAAAAGGAACTACTTTTATAGCAATTACACGGTTAATTCCTATTTTTCCATTTAATTTGATGAATTATATTTTTGGATTGACTAAAGTTGATTTTTATAAATATGCTTTTTGGACTTGGATTACTATGATGCCAAATATTTTATTGTATACATTAGCTGCTGATATAATAAAAGGATTTTTAACTGGGAAAACTTTATCTATAATAGGATTTATAGTTATAATTGGAAGTATTTTTTTACTTCATTTTGTGACTCAAAAAATTAAAGATAATATTTGA
- a CDS encoding ABC transporter ATP-binding protein — MFKILKYLKKYKLFTFISILAMLGFTGLDLLNPYITKTLVDKVFVEQQYDIFLKLILILIGIMILKSIFAYTREFLFDYIGTKVMGDIKKDLFSEMQKYDFSFFDNKNTGELMSRIGEDAENIWNALGFGIGFLSEAIITFISATTILFYLNYKLAILSVITMPIIFYLALKMENKISKSYDEISDQAAKINTTAQENISGVRLVKAYANEKKEVLKFLNLNKQNYDLNMKKTRIFGKYYPAIELVGNMTMIIVMIFGGMLTIKEEITIGTLLAFTEYIWLLIWPMRTVGMFMNVISQANSSARKIQKIKDYEPKIVDNKKDLEIKDSKIVFNNVWFKYNDKYILKNINLKIQKGQTLAIIGPTGSGKTSLVNLIARFYEIDKGNIYIDNEDIRNYSLKKLRENISYVFQENFLFSESVEENIKLAGNENDIKLNEILENSGSKEFVEKLKYQEKTIIGERGQGLSGGQKQRLTIARALNKNSKIIVLDDATSALDMETEYEVLKNINKLNKEQIKIIIAHRISAVKNADQIVYLEDGEIKEIGTHMQLINKKGKYYNIYLQQFKDFIEEEIDEVI; from the coding sequence ATGTTTAAAATATTAAAATATTTAAAAAAATATAAATTATTTACGTTTATATCCATATTAGCAATGTTAGGGTTTACGGGATTAGATCTCTTAAACCCTTATATAACAAAAACTCTTGTAGATAAAGTATTTGTTGAACAACAATATGATATATTTTTAAAATTAATATTAATACTTATTGGAATAATGATATTAAAATCAATTTTTGCATATACGAGAGAATTTTTATTTGATTATATAGGAACTAAAGTTATGGGAGATATAAAAAAAGATTTATTTTCGGAAATGCAAAAATATGATTTTTCATTTTTTGATAATAAAAATACTGGAGAATTAATGTCAAGAATAGGAGAAGATGCAGAAAATATATGGAATGCTTTAGGATTTGGAATAGGATTTTTAAGTGAAGCAATAATTACATTTATATCAGCAACAACTATATTATTTTATTTAAATTATAAATTAGCTATATTAAGTGTAATTACAATGCCAATAATATTTTATTTAGCTTTAAAAATGGAAAATAAAATATCAAAATCCTATGATGAAATATCAGATCAAGCAGCAAAAATAAATACAACAGCACAAGAAAATATTTCAGGAGTAAGACTTGTAAAGGCTTATGCGAATGAAAAAAAAGAAGTATTAAAATTTTTAAATCTTAATAAACAAAATTATGATTTAAATATGAAAAAAACAAGAATATTTGGAAAATACTATCCAGCAATAGAATTAGTTGGAAATATGACTATGATAATTGTGATGATTTTTGGTGGAATGCTTACAATTAAAGAAGAAATAACTATAGGTACACTCTTAGCTTTTACAGAATATATATGGCTTTTAATATGGCCTATGAGAACTGTAGGAATGTTTATGAATGTTATTTCACAAGCTAATTCATCAGCAAGAAAAATCCAAAAGATAAAAGATTATGAACCTAAAATAGTAGATAATAAAAAAGATTTAGAAATAAAAGATTCAAAAATAGTATTTAACAATGTATGGTTTAAATATAATGATAAATATATATTAAAAAATATAAATTTGAAAATACAAAAAGGACAAACATTAGCTATAATAGGACCTACTGGATCTGGAAAAACTTCTTTAGTAAACTTAATTGCAAGATTCTACGAAATAGATAAAGGAAATATATATATAGACAATGAAGATATAAGAAATTACTCATTAAAAAAATTAAGAGAAAATATAAGTTATGTATTTCAAGAAAATTTTCTTTTTTCAGAATCAGTAGAAGAGAATATAAAACTTGCAGGAAATGAAAATGATATAAAATTAAACGAAATATTAGAAAATTCTGGTTCAAAAGAATTTGTAGAAAAATTAAAATATCAAGAAAAAACAATAATAGGTGAAAGAGGGCAGGGATTATCAGGTGGTCAAAAACAAAGGCTTACAATAGCAAGAGCTTTAAATAAGAATTCAAAAATTATAGTGCTTGATGATGCAACATCTGCATTAGATATGGAAACTGAATATGAAGTATTAAAAAATATAAATAAATTAAATAAAGAGCAAATAAAAATAATAATAGCACATAGAATATCAGCTGTAAAAAATGCAGATCAAATAGTATATCTTGAAGATGGTGAAATAAAAGAAATTGGAACACATATGCAATTGATAAACAAAAAAGGAAAATATTATAATATATATTTACAACAATTTAAAGACTTTATAGAAGAAGAAATTGATGAGGTGATATAA
- a CDS encoding histidine phosphatase family protein: MNIYLTRHGQTEWNIQKKFQGWKNSNLTEIGKRQAELLSKRLKKIKIDKIYTSPLKRAYETSEIIKNNRKMPIIEKEGLKEIYLGEFEGKNYEKIKESNKLPKQLYNFWYEPENYKPDKGETFQELKKRVENTLYQIINENNESSDILIVTHGVTLKMIFLILLNENIKNIWKTTYTENTSLSLFEYNNEKFKLKIHGDIKHLEENYNG, from the coding sequence ATGAATATATATCTTACAAGACATGGACAAACTGAATGGAATATTCAAAAAAAATTTCAAGGATGGAAAAATTCAAACTTAACAGAAATTGGAAAAAGACAAGCAGAATTATTATCAAAAAGATTAAAAAAAATAAAAATAGACAAAATATATACCAGTCCATTAAAACGAGCGTATGAAACATCAGAAATAATAAAAAATAATAGAAAAATGCCTATAATAGAAAAAGAAGGACTAAAAGAAATATATCTTGGAGAATTTGAAGGAAAAAACTATGAAAAAATAAAAGAAAGCAATAAATTACCAAAACAGTTATATAATTTTTGGTATGAACCAGAGAATTATAAACCTGATAAAGGAGAAACTTTTCAAGAATTAAAAAAAAGAGTAGAAAATACATTATATCAAATAATAAATGAAAACAATGAAAGTTCAGATATATTAATAGTAACACATGGAGTAACGTTGAAAATGATATTTTTAATATTATTAAATGAAAATATCAAAAATATTTGGAAAACAACATATACTGAAAATACATCACTGAGTTTATTTGAATATAATAATGAAAAATTTAAATTAAAAATTCATGGTGATATAAAACATTTAGAAGAAAATTATAATGGATAA
- a CDS encoding MerR family transcriptional regulator, translated as MKIGKFAKQFDLTIDTVRYYIEIGLLTPEKIHNQYTFDDRCEKDLEEILELKSMRFTVSQIQKIFSIKRFTNLTNQDGLDYYVSFFDNKKHELLNEKDLITKAIKDINEKIISIRKNFNDNYTKIGVPLFFINFLYCPECDSKLNLSKGSIEDNQVFKGEISCKCGYKANIDNGIIITDSADYNKPEIEEVEKPGENYVKKSNQSFVNLVYKGMDWIYKRFNKFDLSNKFILELGTGSGFFLKKIIGNIPESSFYIACDDKYEVIKSSKNYMESMGKTGNIIFVSSKFSKIPIKKGIIDIILDVYGSSSRNLKNDISPIQGTKNFLKINGYWLGSYLYFKESSKTLKKLDSKIKDKFLLENIKASFNINNLKEIESYYLGNSKKTGYTEPFIIDGDTVNHWAFYGIKY; from the coding sequence TTGAAAATAGGTAAATTTGCAAAACAATTTGATTTAACTATAGATACAGTTCGGTACTATATAGAAATAGGTTTATTGACGCCTGAGAAAATTCATAATCAATATACTTTTGATGATAGATGCGAAAAAGATCTTGAAGAAATTTTAGAACTTAAGTCTATGCGTTTTACAGTTTCTCAAATTCAAAAAATTTTTTCTATTAAAAGGTTTACTAATCTTACAAATCAAGATGGATTGGATTATTATGTTAGTTTTTTTGATAATAAGAAACATGAACTTTTGAACGAAAAAGACCTTATTACTAAAGCTATAAAAGATATTAACGAAAAAATAATTTCTATAAGAAAAAATTTTAATGATAATTATACTAAAATTGGTGTACCTCTTTTTTTTATAAACTTTTTATATTGCCCTGAATGTGATTCAAAGCTTAATTTATCTAAAGGTTCTATAGAAGACAATCAAGTTTTTAAGGGAGAGATTTCTTGCAAATGTGGATATAAAGCTAATATTGATAATGGTATTATTATAACTGATTCTGCCGATTATAATAAACCTGAAATAGAAGAAGTTGAAAAACCTGGAGAAAATTATGTTAAAAAATCTAATCAATCTTTCGTTAATCTTGTATATAAAGGTATGGATTGGATATATAAGAGATTTAATAAATTTGATCTATCTAATAAATTTATTCTTGAATTAGGGACTGGTTCTGGATTTTTTTTAAAAAAAATAATAGGTAATATTCCTGAATCTTCATTTTATATCGCATGTGATGATAAATATGAAGTAATTAAATCATCTAAAAACTATATGGAGTCTATGGGAAAAACAGGTAACATAATTTTTGTTTCTTCAAAATTTTCTAAAATTCCTATAAAAAAAGGAATTATTGACATTATATTAGATGTTTACGGATCTTCAAGTAGAAATTTAAAGAATGATATTTCTCCAATACAAGGAACAAAAAATTTCTTAAAAATTAATGGTTATTGGCTCGGTAGTTATCTTTATTTTAAAGAATCTTCAAAAACATTAAAAAAACTTGACTCTAAAATCAAAGATAAATTTTTATTGGAGAATATTAAAGCTTCTTTTAATATTAATAATTTGAAAGAAATTGAGTCTTATTATCTTGGAAATTCTAAAAAAACAGGTTATACCGAACCTTTTATAATAGACGGGGATACTGTTAATCATTGGGCTTTTTATGGAATAAAGTATTGA
- a CDS encoding ABC transporter ATP-binding protein, which yields MAYNASKLDEKTIRMSRKELFKRLFSYLKPFKKTIILITFVMIIIMFVNLLNPYILKISIDNYIKNSDVKGLLIIGIIGIILNIISSILSRYRIVTMGDITNKIVVNIRHDLYKHIQKLSFDFFDERPVGKILARVIGDINSLQNFFHSIIVNFFPEILTIITVTIIMLIMNYKLAIVTLLVIPLLIMTLAVIQILVRKRWENFRKKRSNLNSYTHEEFSGIKVIQAFNAEKKAENTFFNYVDEMVNSFINAVRLQDFLDPAIFISQGVGLVIIYTYSFNLIKNNQLTIGELFAFTWYMSIFWRPIFNIANFYNNLITSFSAADRVFEIFNIKPSVKDTKENKMPEIKGEIEFKDVNFSYDREKKVLKSINFKVKEGESIALVGPTGAGKTTIINLLSRFYDPSEGQILVDGKDIKDYSIESYREQMGIMLQDTFLFSTTIKENIIYSNPNINEKEIVKSSIAIGSHTFIQNLEKKYDTNVNERGTRLSVGQRQLISLTRAMIANPKILILDEATSNIDTETEQKVQQGIKELLKNRTSFIIAHRLSTIRDCDKIFYIDNGEIEEMGTHMQLMEKQGKYYELYMTQFKFLKEGV from the coding sequence ATGGCCTATAATGCAAGTAAATTAGATGAAAAAACGATAAGAATGTCTCGAAAAGAATTATTTAAGAGATTATTTTCATATTTAAAACCATTTAAAAAAACAATTATATTGATAACATTTGTTATGATAATAATAATGTTTGTAAATCTATTAAATCCATACATATTAAAGATATCTATAGATAATTACATAAAAAATTCTGATGTAAAAGGTCTTTTAATAATTGGGATAATTGGTATAATATTGAATATAATATCTTCAATATTATCTAGATATAGAATAGTAACAATGGGAGATATAACAAATAAGATAGTAGTGAATATAAGACATGATTTATATAAACACATACAAAAATTATCTTTTGATTTTTTTGATGAAAGACCTGTTGGAAAAATATTAGCGAGAGTAATAGGCGATATAAATTCATTACAAAATTTTTTTCATTCAATAATAGTTAATTTTTTTCCAGAAATATTGACCATAATAACAGTGACTATAATAATGTTAATAATGAATTATAAATTAGCAATAGTAACTTTATTAGTAATTCCATTGCTAATAATGACTTTGGCAGTAATTCAAATACTTGTTAGAAAAAGATGGGAGAACTTCAGAAAAAAAAGGTCTAATTTAAATTCATACACACATGAAGAATTTTCGGGAATAAAGGTGATACAGGCTTTTAATGCAGAGAAAAAAGCAGAAAATACATTTTTTAATTATGTGGATGAAATGGTAAATTCATTTATAAATGCAGTAAGATTACAAGATTTTTTAGATCCTGCAATCTTTATTTCTCAAGGAGTTGGATTGGTGATAATATATACATATAGTTTTAATCTAATAAAAAATAATCAATTAACAATAGGAGAATTATTTGCATTTACATGGTATATGTCGATATTTTGGAGACCTATATTCAATATAGCTAATTTTTACAATAATTTAATAACAAGTTTTTCAGCAGCTGATAGAGTTTTTGAAATATTTAATATAAAACCATCAGTTAAAGATACAAAAGAAAATAAAATGCCTGAAATAAAAGGAGAAATTGAATTTAAAGACGTGAATTTTTCCTATGATAGAGAAAAAAAGGTTTTAAAATCTATAAATTTTAAAGTAAAAGAAGGAGAATCAATAGCACTCGTAGGTCCAACTGGAGCTGGAAAAACTACTATAATAAATTTGCTGAGTAGATTTTATGATCCAAGTGAAGGTCAAATACTTGTAGATGGTAAAGATATAAAAGATTATTCAATAGAAAGTTATAGAGAACAAATGGGAATAATGTTACAAGATACATTTTTATTTTCAACTACAATAAAAGAAAATATAATTTATTCAAACCCAAATATAAATGAAAAAGAAATAGTAAAATCATCAATAGCTATTGGTTCTCATACTTTCATACAAAATTTAGAAAAAAAATATGATACAAATGTAAATGAAAGAGGAACAAGATTATCAGTAGGTCAAAGACAATTAATTTCTTTAACAAGAGCTATGATAGCAAATCCAAAAATATTAATACTTGATGAAGCAACTTCAAACATAGATACAGAAACAGAACAAAAAGTCCAGCAAGGAATAAAAGAACTATTAAAAAATAGAACATCTTTCATAATAGCTCATAGATTATCAACTATAAGAGATTGTGATAAAATATTTTATATAGATAATGGAGAAATAGAAGAAATGGGAACACATATGCAATTAATGGAAAAACAAGGAAAATATTATGAATTATATATGACACAATTTAAATTTTTAAAAGAAGGAGTATAA
- a CDS encoding Nif3-like dinuclear metal center hexameric protein, translating to MNIFECEKFLNSILEPWNFNDFCHNGIQIEGKEEVKKIACGVSFNEDFIDKAIDYNADMLLVHHGIFGKNFFNLSGFMKKRVEKVIKNDLTLIGYHLPLDAHSGYGNNISILNSLKLKNAKRFEVGFLGEYDSKMDFEEFLNKVEILFEGQKLLVYKNNPHVKNVAIVSGEGSDFLNKLDDDIDTFITGDVKEYTRNIAKERCINFINAGHYATETFGVKNLSKLLSDKFDVEFKFLDIYNEI from the coding sequence ATGAATATTTTTGAATGTGAAAAATTTTTAAATTCTATACTTGAACCTTGGAACTTCAACGACTTTTGTCATAATGGCATTCAAATAGAAGGAAAAGAAGAGGTTAAAAAAATTGCTTGTGGAGTATCATTTAATGAAGACTTTATAGATAAAGCTATAGACTATAATGCAGATATGCTTTTAGTTCATCACGGTATTTTTGGAAAAAATTTTTTTAATTTATCTGGATTTATGAAGAAAAGGGTTGAAAAAGTAATAAAAAATGATTTAACTCTTATAGGTTATCATTTACCTTTAGATGCTCATTCTGGATATGGTAATAATATTTCAATTTTAAATTCTTTGAAATTGAAAAATGCTAAAAGATTTGAAGTTGGTTTTTTAGGTGAATATGATTCTAAAATGGATTTTGAAGAATTTTTGAATAAAGTCGAAATTTTATTTGAAGGACAAAAATTGCTTGTTTATAAAAATAATCCTCATGTAAAAAACGTAGCAATTGTATCAGGTGAAGGTAGCGATTTTTTAAATAAACTTGATGATGATATTGATACTTTTATAACTGGTGATGTTAAAGAATATACAAGAAATATTGCTAAAGAAAGATGTATAAACTTTATAAATGCTGGGCACTATGCTACTGAAACTTTTGGAGTTAAAAATCTTTCAAAACTTTTATCTGATAAGTTTGATGTGGAATTTAAATTTTTAGATATTTATAATGAAATTTGA